CATGAGCAATAAGGTTATCCTTGTTGTTCTAGATGGACTGAACTATCAGGTAGCCCGTGATTGCATGGGCTACCTGAACGGCCTTCTAGAACTTAATGACTCGAAAAACAGTAATCACAGCGTTTCCCAAAATCAACAGGGCACTTCGCAAATCATGAGCACACAAAAAAATAAGCTGCGCGCCACGCTTTATCCTGTGCAATGTGAACTGCCATCTATGTCACGCCCACTGTATGAGTGCATTTTAACGGGAGTTCGCCCTGTTGAGAGTGGTATCGTTAACAATCAAATCGTGCGCTTGTCGAATCATGAGTCGATCTTTAGCTTGGCTAAATCGCAGGGTAAAGTGACGGCTGCTGCTGCCTATCACTGGGTGAGCGAGTTGTATAACCGCGCGCCGTTTGACGCTGTGCGTGACCGTTTTACCAACGATGAAACCATGAACATCCAACACGGTTGTTTTTATCACTGGGACCACTACCCAGATGAAGCCTTGTTCTTGGATGCAGAGCACCTGCGTATCGCTCATCAGCCTGATTTTTTATTGATTCACCCAATGAACATTGACGACATAGGGCACAAGCACGGGCTGGATTCTCGCCAATACCGCAACAGTGCACGTGGCGCGGATATTTACCTATCAAACTATCTTGAGAAATGGGTAGACGATGGCTATCAAGTGATCATCACCAGTGACCACGGCATGAACAATGACTTGTCTCACGGTGGCATTCTGCCTGAAGAGCGTGAAGTACCATTCTTCGTAATCGGCGATAAGTTCACACATCAAGAATGTTTAGTGAAACAGACTGACATCTGCGGCAGCGTGTGTCAGTTACTCAGCCTTGAACACGATAAATCTTACACTCAGGAATTGTTGGCCCTATGAGCAGTTCTGTAATCACGCAGAGCGATGGCTCTGCGCTTAAACCTCAAACCAAATCTTGGTTCAAACGCTTCAAGCCCGCTTTGTGGCTTGCGCCTTTCGCGCTGTTCTTCTATTTGTTCCAACTGGCACCTATGGTTTGGGTGCTGATCAATAGCTTCTTTTACGACGACGAACTCTCTCTCGAAAACTATTCTGAAATATTCGATTCTGCTTTCATGATGCAGGCCTTCGGCAACAGTTTATGGTTGTCGATTTGGTCGAGTATTGTTGGCTTAGCGATTGCGACTCTGCTCGTTTCTTCATTGCGCCGCGTTGATTCTAAAATCCGTGATGCGGTGATTGCGTTTACCAACATGAGCAGCAACTTCTCTGGTGTGCCTCTGTCGTTCGCCTTCATCATCATCTTGGGTACCAATGGCGCGATCACCTTATTGCTCAAGCAGTACGGATTGCTGGGGGACTTCGACTTGTACGGCAAGTGGGGCTTGCTGGCGATTTACATCTATTTCCAAATCCCATTGGCGGCGCTGTTGCTGTATCCAGCGTTCGATGCCTTGAGTGACGACTGGCAAGCTGCCTCGGCACTGCTTGGTGCGAGAACTTGGCAATACTGGACCAAAATAGCGTTGCCTGTGTTATCACCGGCCTTGTTCGGCACCTTCATCATCTTGATTGCTAACGCGATTGGCGCGTATGCGAGTGTGTATGCGCTAACCTCGGGCAACTACAACGTGATTACGATTCGTATCGCGAGTTTGGTATCGGGCGACTTGTTCTTAGAGCCAAACCTAGCAGCCGCAATTTCCGTGATTCTGATGGCGATGCTGGCCTTTATCACTGTGATTAACCAATGGCTGATCAGCAAAAGCTACGCAGGGAAGAGAAAGTAATGAACACCGTAAATACTCGCTTTCATAAAACGGTTGTCTATTCGATTGTCGGCATCATGATGATCCCGATCTTAGCGACCTTTATCTACTCGATCTCTTCGCGTTGGGGCGCGACGATCCTGCCTGACGGTTTTACTCTGGATTGGTACATCAATTTGCTGACGGATCCTCGCTTCTTACAAGCATTTGGCCGTTCACTGTTTATCTGTGTGGCGGCGCTGTCATTGAGTGTGGTGTTGGTTCTACCTGCGATTTTCGTGGTGTTTTACTACTTCCCGAAACTCGATAAGGTGATGAATATCCTGATCTTATTGCCATTCGCTGTGCCGCCTGTTGTGTCGTCGGTGGGTTTGCTTCAACTGTACGCTGATAGCGAAATCTCACTGATAGGTACACCATGGATTCTGATTGGTACCTACTTCACCATCGCGCTGCCATTTATGTACCGCGCGATTGCCAACAGCTTTGAAGCGATTAACTTGCATGACTTGATGGACGCTGCTCACCTGCTCGGTGCAAGTACCACCAAGGCGTTCTTGTTGATTATTCTGCCAAACCTTAAGAAAGGCTTAATGGCGTCACTGTTCTTGTCGTTCTCGTTCCTATTGGGCGAGTTCGTGTTTGCCAACATCTTGGTAGGAACACGCTACGAGACACTGCAAATCTACCTATATAACATGCGTCAAACCAGTGGCCACTTCACGTCAGCCCTTGTGATGACGTACTTCCTGTTTATTTTCTTACTGACTTGGTTGGCAAGTCGTTTCAGCCAGGGAACAAAATAATGAGCTATGTAAATGCGAAAAACCTCACCAAGAGCTTTGGTGACAATACAGTGTTTGAAGATATTGAATTCTCAATCGAGAAGGGCGAATTCATCACGCTGCTTGGCCCAAGTGGCTGTGGAAAATCAACTCTGCTGCGCAGCCTGGCAGGCTTGAATCCTGTTGATGGCGGTGAAATCTGGGTTAACGGTGAAGAGATTACTCACCAAGTGCCGCAACAGCGTGGCATCGGCATGGTGTTTCAATCTTATGCGTTGTTCCCGAACATGACGGTTGAAGGCAACATTGCGTTTGGCCTTAAAATGAAAAAGCTTGCTGCTGTTGAGATTAAGCGCGAAGTCGCGAAAGTGATTGGGCTGGTGGACTTAACGGGCAAAGAGAAGTTCTACCCGCATCAGTTATCGGGCGGTCAGCGTCAGCGTGTGGCTTTGGCAAGAGCTTTGGTGGTTAAGCCGCGTATTCTGTTGCTCGATGAACCACTTTCAGCGCTGGATGCGAAGATCCGTAAACACCTACGCCAACAGATCCGAGATATTCAAAAAGAGATGAACTTGACCACGATCTTCGTGACCCATGATCAAGAAGAAGCGATGATCATGTCTGACCGTATCTTCTTGATGAACAAAGGCGAGATCGTGCAAGCCGGCACACCCGAAGAGATCTACACTCAGCCAGCCAATGAATTCGTTGCTGGGTTCATGGGCCACTACAATGTGGTGCAAGCGAACAAAGCCAAGCAGCTGTTCAACATTGAAACCGAATGGAAGGTGGCGATTCGACCTGAATCTATCTACGTTAAAGAGCAGGGTCGACAATATGACGAACATATCTCTGCGCCGCAAACAGGCACCATTCGCAACCACCAACTCTTGGGGAACGTGATTCGCTACCAAGTGGACGTTGATGAGTGTGAACTGACGGTCGACCTACTTAACCGTTCTTCTGAACGACTGTTGGCAAACGGTAGCCAACTTGAACTCCTGTTTAACCTTAACGAAATTCAACCTGTGAGAGCCTAAGATGTTCAAACCTTTGTATGTATTTGATATGGATGAAACGCTGATCAACGCCGATGCAGCGATGCTCTGGAATGAGTTCTTGGTTGAAAAGGGCATTGCCACAGCGCCGAACTTTATCGAAGAAGATAAGCGCTTAATGGGCTTGTATTCGGAAGGTAAGCTGAACATGGAAGATTACCTCACGTTTTCCATGCAGCCTTTAGCTGATATGCCAACAGAGCAAGTGACTGCCTTGGTGGAAGAGTGTGTTGAACAGCATATTTTGCCTAAGCAGTTCAAGCAGTCGAAACCTTTGATTGAGCAGCTTGAGAATGATGACATCGACATGTTGATCATCTCGGCTAGCGTCACTTTCCTAGTAGAAGCGGTCGGTCGCAAGATTGGTATCGAGAACGCACTCGGTATCGATTTGGTCGAAAACCAAGGCCGTTTCACGTCTCAGATCTCTGGTGTACCAAGCTACCGTGAAGGCAAAGTAACGCGTTTGAAAGAGTGGTTAGACAATCAAGAAACCAACTACTCAGATATCCACTTTTATACGGATTCAATCAACGACTTACCTTTGTGTGAACACGCTGATTTTTCTTATCTGGTAAACCCATGCCCGCGTTTGAAAGCGTTAGCTGATCAACCGAATTGGTCGATTCTCAACTGGGATTAACGCGAATCTTATATTCGAATTGGGTTCGTTCTAGAACTCATCAAGCCGCTGACTACAGCGGCTTTTTGTTTCGTATTATTCTATTTCTAGTTTGTAACCTATCCCGTAAATGGATTTGATGAAGTCACATTTTTCATTTATCGAGACCATTTTTTTGCGTAAGTTTTTAATATGGCTATCGATAGTGCGATCGCTGACCACTCTTCTATCGTCGTAGATTTTATCAATCAATTGATCGCGACTATAAATGCGGCCAACATTTTGATAGAGAAGGTGCAAAAGCCGAAACTCAGCTGGCGTTAAACTTAGCTTAATACCACATAGGACGGCAGTCATACTCAATTCATCAATATCAATTTCGTTCGTGGCTGACGTGGCTTGGGGCTTGCTGGAACGGCGCAAAATATTTTTCACCCTCACGACTACTTCTCTCGGGCTGTACGGCTTACATATATAATCATCTGCACCCAATTCAAGCCCAACGAGTCGATCGATCTCTTCGACCTTGGCTGTCGCCATAACCACAGGGATGTCACTGAACGTTCTCAGCTCTCGATAAATATCCAACCCGTCTCGATTGGGTAGCATTAGGTCGAGAATAATGAGTTTAGGCGATGCTTGTTTTACCCAGTCAATGACAAGATTACCATCGATAATATGATGACTTTCAAGGCCAGAGTGCTCTAAGTACTCACACAGTACACTTGCTAATGCAGGCTCATCTTCGACGACTAAGATCACGATTTTATTTCCTTTGGTAACGCTATGATGATTCGTAGTCCACCCAATTCTGAGTGGTCGGCAGTAATGTGTCCTTGGTGCGCTTCAACGATATTTTTACAGATAGATAAGCCAAGCCCAGAACCGCCACTTGAGCGACTGCGCGATTTATCAACGCGGTAAAGCCTCTCAAACAAACGCGGAAGTGATGCATCAGGTACACCTGGATCACTGTCTTCAACGTTGATAATAATACTATCACTAATGTCGGTAACATCTATCGATACATGCCCATTATCGCTAGTGTATCGTGCGCTATTTTCCAACAGATTCACAAACAGTTGTGTCAGTAATCTCTCATCACACGAGGTAAACAGTGGGGCTGAATGGTCATAGTGCTTTGTTAATGTGATTCTTTTCTGTTCTAAACGGATCGAGTTTTGAACGATCACAGAATCAATCAGTTTATGTATATCAACGTTGTTTTTAACATTGAGGTTAAATCCGATGTCATACAGGGAGAGTTGATGAAGATCCTCAACGAGTTGACCCAGTGTGATGATTTGTTGATGTAACGAGTCGATATATTTTGGCTCAGGAGATCGGATACCGTCTTGTAGCGCTTCTAGTTCACTTCTTAGTACGGTGATAGGCGTTCTAAGTTCATGTGAAATATCCGATAACCACTGTTCTCTAAGTGTTTTTTGTTTTCTTAGTGTTTCGACTACACCGTTGAATATTCCGATGAGATCGGACAATTCATCATTGCCGCTTTTTTCAATGTAGAAATCGAGATCGCCATTTTCGATAGATTTGGCACCTTTCGACAAAGCACGCAATGGTTTCAAAAATCGCCTAACAAGAAATAAAGCGATAAGGAATGAAAGCAACACGGTAATCGAAGCGATAGTGCTTACATGCGTCGTTTGTTGTTTGAAAAAGCTTTCTGCCAAAGGCCCTGATATTTCATCCATCTGGACGATGGAGATATACCCAATCACTTGATCATCCCGTGTTATTTCGACTAGTGCTTGATGCTGACCATCTTCAAGGTGATGTAGGTTTTCAGGAGGTCCAATTATAGCTCGCCCGTTTTGATCTAAAATGTTGAGTCGTTGCCAAATAGGTTGAAGATCTGGCGCTTCCGGCTCTCTTAATGGTGGTGGCGATGGGTGTCTGTCACGAGCATGTGGTCGTGAGGGGCCACCAATGCTGCTGGCGATTAAATGTGGTTCACGTTCTAGCCGCCTCCACTTTTCGGAAGGTGAGTAATATTGCTTTAAGTTATTGGCGAGTTCTTGAGCTAGGGCAATCTCATTATTATTTGTGAAATCTTGGAGCCCTCTTTGAAAACTGGAGTTAATAAAATAGGTCAGTACAAAGAGCATGGTCACGCATACCATTAGTATTGAAACAAACAGTTTAGTGAAAATTGATATGCGCACGTTCTCTCCAGAAGTTAAAGTGAATTAGGACAGTAAAATGAATTAAGACAAAAGTGAGTTAAACCAATATTAGTCACCAATCGTGTGGGAAATGTGGACATTGATTTCTTTATTCATCTTAGGCCATGTATAAGCATCTTTTTGTTAGAAACGAATAGCGAGCTGACAGGGTGCTATACCCCATCAGCTCGCATTGAATTATCACTATTTTTGGATAACCCTCTAACAATTATTGACGTCTTGGTGGTGGCGGCGGAACTTCCTCTTCCGATAGACCACCGCTTCCATCTGCGTCTAGTTTGTCAAAGTCATCGGCGAGTGGACCTCTGAGCTCTTCTAATTGTAACTCGCCATCACCGTTTGCATCCATTTCTTCAAAACTTGGCATTTCTCTTGGACCTTCACGGCTTTCAGCACACGCTTGAAGCGCGAATGTCGATGTCAGTAAAAGTAATGCTGTCGTGATTTTTTTCATAATTTAATTCCTATTCGTAACCAAATATAAGTGTATTTCTTTGACGCAAATAGGTTAGCGATCAAATTAGCAGAGAAAATGGATAAATCTAGGAGATGAAAGTTAGCGTTTAACTTTAATAGGGCATCAGTTCATCAGCCCATCAAGTCAGGTTGTTTAAACCTCCATTGTTTCTACATAGTTTCCACATTTTCTATTTTTATCCTAGTCCATTATTGAACTCATGAATTTAATGCCTTTAGCAATAAAGGCAGAAAGCTATCGTTGGTATTGAAATGGATTATTTTTTAGGAGCCGTAGAATGAAGGCAATGGTAAAAAAATCAGTCGTTGTCTCTTCTACGTTGTTGGTTGCTTCTTATAGTAACGCTGCTCTTTATAGGGTGGTTTTGGAGGAATCACCAGTAGAAACGGAATCGGTGTATGGGGTTGCAGTTGAACCAGAGCTTGGTACAACGGATTGCTTTAGTACCAGTTGTGGTGACACCGATTACGCATTCGCAGGGGAAGCTCAAAATGCAGAACCAGGTTTTTCCTTTAAAGAGGAGGTCCCTTTTGGTATCGATAACACGTTCTACTATTTGGATTATGACGATATCTATAGCTACTGCACAAGTGAACTTGGCTACGCGACTTGTGAAGCTTGGAGTTCTTTGTTGTGGTATGGCGATGAGGATGCAGGCATTGGAGGCTTGAGAAATGAGCGTGATGCATATTACGAGCTGAGCTATCAGACGAATTCCACGGCTTTCTATGACTCTTATTCGTTAAGTGATATCCCTGATGTTGGCAGTAATCCACCTGATGTGAGCAGTTATAGTTATTCCTTTGTTGATGGAACAGAGGAGAAGGTGATCACTAAAGTTGACGAGAATGGTTTTGTTCTTGGTAACACCAGCAGTGGTTATTACAGCTATAACAACCAATATATTCAGTTGTATAGGCAGCGTGGTTACTACGATACAGGCACTGAATTTACGGTTCTCCAACCTGAAGCCGATACCAGCATTACGATCAGCGATGCTGACGGCGAAGCGAATATAATCTCCCAAATGGGAAGAACGATGGCTTTTGATTCTTTCAGTTATGGAGGGGAAAGCTATGTGGTCGGAAGCGCGTCCGTTGCGACTTTTTATTACAGTGATGAGTATAAAGATTATGACTCTCCGTACACATCCGACAGTGATGCAGAGGATCTAGATAATTGTATCGATGAAGATATTGAGCCTTCTTTATATCCAGAGTGTCAGAACTTTGCTTTTGCTAATCGAGCTTTTGTCTGGAATATAACCGATGCGAATGGCCCCAATGATGATGGAAACCGTTTCTCAGTATCTGATTGGGAAACCAGTTCGACCTATTACTCTTACAACGATGATGAAGCTTCAGCACAGGCGAGTGTGAGGGCTGCAACGATTTCATCTAGAGGGACATATAGCTCTTATCCTGTTTTAGTTGGTTACAATACAGAGCTAGATGATTCTGATAACTTTCTTATGCAGGCTGCTGTGTTTAGGCCAAGCAGTACGTCAAATTTCAGCGTTTCGGAAAATTCTTGGACGACGACATTTATCGCTAATGCGACGGTAGAAGTGAGTGATTCATACATTCACAGTAATTCTGTCGCAACAGATATTAATGAAAACATGATGGTTATTGGTTATGCAAAACGAGATGGTGATTATCCGTCGGATCGTGTGTCTGACAATCGTATGTTTGTCGCTGATGCGAATGACACAACGCCAACAGCTACATTCTTCGCAAGTTTAGGTGAAGACATTTTCTTTGATAGTGCAGAAGGAAAAGCAAGTGAGATCAATAATTACAATGAAATTGTTGGCTATGTTGACGCAGAAACTCACTCTGAAGTAGACGGCCATGAAAGGAGGCATCGCGGCTTCATTTTCCCTTACAACGACATTGGTACCGATGCTGATAGACGTGCAAGATATAATGATCAAGCTTGGTGGTTAGACGACCTAACTAACGGTGGTGACTACAGTGATGCCAACAACCACTTTAGAATATTGGACGCAACCGACATTAATGATGCGGGTGTTATCTCAGGGACGGCAATACAATGTTTTGCGAGTGAAAGTAGCTCCTCTTCTATGGCTTATGATTCAACCGCGCACTTTGCATATTGTAATGATGGAGTAGGTGACGAGAGGGTGGTGGCTGTGAAACTTATCCCGATATCTGGAGCAACAAGTGAAGACATTGCTGAAAGAAGTGATGATAGCGCTGAAGATGTTGAACGTAGTGGTGCCGGTACCGGGTTATTGGTGCTTATCAGTTTGATGTCCGTGCTTTCTATGCGTTCAAGAGTATCTCGTCTGTAACTTTTTAAATTGATGAAGTTCAAAAGTCGCCTTCTTTTTCCGATAACATCGAAGGCGGCACTAAGTCGATGTTACCCCTTTCGCTTAAAAGTCCACATGTAACAATTCAATAACATTTCTTGCTCGCCTGTAAATCAAACCACCCTCTTTCAATCCCTTGATAGCACTCATTTTCTTGTTGTGAGGTTTTGTGTGTAACAAATATTTTACAACTTGACGAGTTTTCAGCGTTACTGCCCATTTCCTTCCATCCATTCCAATCTTTCCGCTTGTGGGCCAAATTTAATCAAGGACAAAAATCACTTAACACAAAACCAGTAGGTACAAGGAGAAAGTTCATGGTGGAGTCATACAACCCGCTTGGCACAGATGGATTCGAGTTTGTTGAATACACGGCCGTTGACCACAAGGGAATAGAGCAACTTAAAGCGCTGTTTGTGTCACTTGGTTTTGCTGAGATCGCCAAGCACCGTTCAAAAGAGGCTTGGCTGTATCGACAAGGTGACATCAACTTTATCGTCAATGAACAGCCTCACAGCCAAGCGGAAGCGTTCGCTAAAGTTCACGGCCCATCGGTGTGTGGCATGGCGTTTCGTGTCAACGAAGCAACAGCTGCAATGGAGCAAGCGTTTAAGGGTGGCGGTGAAGAGTACAAGACAGAAATAGGGCCGATGGAGCTTAGCATTCCTGCCATTTACGGCATCGGTGAAAGCCTGCTCTATTTTGTGGATCGCTATGGCAAGCAGAGCATCTACGACGTTGATTTCCGATTCTATGATGACGCGCAAGAGCGCATGGCGAAAGCCGACGTAGGCCTTTATGAGATCGATCACCTCACGCACAACGTGAAACAAGGCAATATGGATCTGTGGTCTGGTTTTTATGAGCGTATCGGTAATTTTCGTGAGATTCGCTACTTCGACATTGAAGGTAAGCTGACAGGCCTTGTGAGCCGTGCCATGACCTCACCATGTGGCAAGATCCGTATTCCAATCAATGAGTCTTCAGATGACAAATCACAAATTGAAGAGTTCATTCGTGAATACAACGGCGAAGGTATCCAACACATCGCGCTTGCTACGGATGACATCTACAAAACGGTGAAAACCCTGCGTGATCGCGGCATGGACTTTATGCCAACCCCAGATACCTACTATGAGAAAGTTGACGATCGTGTAAAAGGCCACCGGGAAGATACCGATCTGTTGCGTGACCTACGCGTTCTGATTGATGGTGCGCCGACCAAAGACGGCATCTTGCTGCAAATTTTCACACAGACGGTAATCGGGCCTGTGTTCTTTGAAATCATTCAGCGTAAAGGTAATGAAGGCTTTGGCGAAGGTAACTTCAAAGCGCTGTTTGAATCGATTGAAGAGGACCAGATTCGTCGAGGAGTATTAGACGATGCATAAATGGATCTCGTTTCCTCATCGGGAGGGTGTGTGCTCTAAACAAGCGCACGCCGATTTTCCCGAAGAGGCAATCTATGAGCGAGAGGCGGGCCGAAGTGGGTTCTTCGGCCCAGCGGCTCACTTTCATCACCAACATGCCCCAACAGGTTGGTCGGAGTGGGAGGGTGATCTGCGCCCTCGCGCTTTTGATTTCACGCTGGTGGAAAAAGCCAGCCAGATAACGCCTTGGGCTGTGCCTCATCTTTTGCACAATGCGGACTGCAAAATTCGTGTGTGGCGCATGGACGAGAAGATGGATTTCTTGGTGCGTAATTCCGACGGTGATGAGCTGCTGTTCATTCATCAAGGCAGCGCCGATCTCTATTGTGACTATGGTCATCTAGAGGTGAGTGAAGGGGATTACGTGATGATCCCGCGCTCGACCAACTGGCGTTTAGAGCCAAGCGAGCCGATGTTTATCTTGATGATTGAGAACACAGACGCGGCTTACTCCTTGCCAGAGAAAGGCATGGTCGGTAATCACGCGGTGTTTGATCCTGCTGTGCTCGACATCCCTTCTATCAATGATCAGTTCCGCGTTCAGTACTCAGAAAATCAAACTCAGGTTCAGGTAAAACGCCACGACAAAGTCAGCGTTATTACTTATCCGTTCAATCCATTGGATGCAATTGGTTGGCATGGCGACCTAGCTGTGGTGAAAGTAAATTGGCGCGATATCAGACCGCTGATGTCACATCGCTACCACTTGCCACCCTCTGCGCATACAACGTTTGTTGGCGCAGGCTTTGTGGTGTGCACCTTTGTGCCACGCCCGATTGAGAGCGATCCTGGGGCGTTAAAAGTGCCGTTCTACCACAACAACGATGATTACGACGAAGTGCTGTTCTATCACGCAGGTGACTTCTTCAGTCGCGATAACATTGAGGCGGGCATGGTGACCTTCCATCCGGCTGGGTTTACGCATGGGCCTCACCCTAAAGCCTTTAAGGCAGGGCAAGCGCACAAGAAGAAGTTTACCGATGAAGTGGCGGTGATGATCGATACTCGCCACGCGCTGCAGTTCTCTGATGAACTCGATAGCGTTGAGAACAAAGAATATGTCTACAGTTGGCAAGAGAAGTAAGGGGCAACAAGGATGAAATTAGCAACCAAGAAAAATGGTACTCGCGATGGTCTGTTGATGGTCGTGAGTAGAGATCTTAAACAGTGTGTGCCAGCGACGGAGATTTTTCACGCGATGTATTTGGCGCCAACCATGCAGGTAGCTTTGGATAACTGGGACAGTGTTGCGCCTCAGTTAGAAGAATTATACACCTCGCTTAATACTGGGCATGTGATAGGCAGTGAAGTCTTTGCGCCTCAATATTGTGAATCGCCTCTGCCACGCGCTTATCAATGGGCAGATGGCAGCGCGTATGTAAACCACGTTGAGCTGGTGCGTAAGGCTCGTGGTGCTGAAATGCCAGAAAGCTTTTGGGTCGACCCGCTTATGTATCAAGGCGGCTCAGATACCTTTATTGGTCCGCGTGACAATATTGAGTTTGCCAGTGACGAATGGGGTATCGATTTCGAGGGTGAAGTCGCGGTTGTTACTGGAGATGTGCCAATGAGCGCTAGTGCCAAACAAGCGCATGATTCAATTCGTCTATTGATGTTAGTGAATGATGTGTCGCTGCGCGGTTTGATTCCTGCTGAGCTCGCCAAGGGCTTTGGTTTCTTCCAGTCTAAGCCCTCTTCAGCGTTTTCTCCAGTTGCGGTAACACCTGATGAGCTTGGCGAACAATGGAAAGGCAGCAAGGTGCATTTACCGCTGATATCGACCTACAACAACCAGCCTTTTGGTTGTCCGAATGCAGGCGTGGATATGACCTTCAACTTTGCCGAGCTCGTGGTACATGCCGCGAAGACTCGCCCATTGTCGGCAGGCACAATCATAGGCTCGGGCACGGTTTCTAATAAGCAAGGGACTGACCACGGCACCTCAATTGCCGAAGGCGGTGTGGGTTATTCATGTATTGCCGAAGTGCGAATGATTGAGACGATTCGTGATGGTAAACCGTCGACTAAATTCATGTCGTTTGGCGATTCGATCAAGCTTGAGATGTTTGATGCAGCGGGTGACTCCATTTTTGGTGCGATTGACCAAAAAGTGAGCCAGTATCGAGCGGTATAATCCACGTAATAGGATTTCTGTATGAGCGAGAGCATCGTGAACAAGAACATTATACTTTACGGTTACTGGCGCTCGTCCGCAGCCTATCGAGTGCGTATTGGATTAAACCTGAAGCAACTCAACTACGAGTCTAAATCGGTGCACTTGGTGCGTAATGGCGGCGAGCAGCATGACCCACAATATCGTGAGCTCAACGCCAGTGAATTAGTGCCCGTGCTGGTGGATGGTGAAGTTCAACTCAATCAGTCACTGGCTATTCTTCAATATCTCGATGAACACTATTTGTGTGAGAGCAGCCCTGACTCCTCGCTCATTCCAGAGCAAACACCGCTGCGTTATCAAGCGTTGGCTATGGCTCAGGATATTGCGATAGAAATTCACCCTCTGAACAACCTGCGCGTGTTGCAGTATTTGGAGCGAGAATTGTCTTGCGAGCAAGAGGCAAAAATAGACTGGCTTCATTATTGGATGAGCCAAGGTTTCTGTGCTTTAGAAGAGAAGCTTTCTAAGCATCGTCAAACACACGGTGATTCGGTGTATAGCATCACCGATTCACCATGCATTGTCGATATCTGCTTGGTGCCACAGGTGTATAACGCGCTGCGCTTTGGCGTTGATATGTCACCGTATCCGTTGATTAACTCGATTGTCGAAGCGTGTAACCAGTTACCCGCTTTTATTGAGGCGATACCAGAGAACCAAGCGGATGCGAATGTACTTACGTAAACGTATAGCAACACTTTACGGCTAATTTCGACTGCAATACGATAGACCACAAACATCTAAGGTGTGTCTGACGTAGTGCTAACAATGTTTATTTTATTTGTAATACAATTAGATATCTTTAAATTAACGAATAAAATGGCTATGAAATCAGTTCTATGTTTTGGCGATTCCAACACTTGGGGATGTTCCCCAGACTTACCGCGTAGATATAACCGTGCAGAGCGCTGGACGATGTTACTTCAATCAAAACTCCCTAATTATGTCGTGATTGAAGAGGGTTTAAACAGCAGAACAACCGTTTTAGATGACCCTTATGAAGCAGGAAAAAAAGGGCTAGATTACCTTTTACCGTGCATAGAAAGCCATCACCCCGATCTTGTTAT
The Vibrio cyclitrophicus DNA segment above includes these coding regions:
- a CDS encoding fumarylacetoacetate hydrolase family protein is translated as MKLATKKNGTRDGLLMVVSRDLKQCVPATEIFHAMYLAPTMQVALDNWDSVAPQLEELYTSLNTGHVIGSEVFAPQYCESPLPRAYQWADGSAYVNHVELVRKARGAEMPESFWVDPLMYQGGSDTFIGPRDNIEFASDEWGIDFEGEVAVVTGDVPMSASAKQAHDSIRLLMLVNDVSLRGLIPAELAKGFGFFQSKPSSAFSPVAVTPDELGEQWKGSKVHLPLISTYNNQPFGCPNAGVDMTFNFAELVVHAAKTRPLSAGTIIGSGTVSNKQGTDHGTSIAEGGVGYSCIAEVRMIETIRDGKPSTKFMSFGDSIKLEMFDAAGDSIFGAIDQKVSQYRAV
- the maiA gene encoding maleylacetoacetate isomerase; amino-acid sequence: MSESIVNKNIILYGYWRSSAAYRVRIGLNLKQLNYESKSVHLVRNGGEQHDPQYRELNASELVPVLVDGEVQLNQSLAILQYLDEHYLCESSPDSSLIPEQTPLRYQALAMAQDIAIEIHPLNNLRVLQYLERELSCEQEAKIDWLHYWMSQGFCALEEKLSKHRQTHGDSVYSITDSPCIVDICLVPQVYNALRFGVDMSPYPLINSIVEACNQLPAFIEAIPENQADANVLT